A genome region from Setaria italica strain Yugu1 chromosome III, Setaria_italica_v2.0, whole genome shotgun sequence includes the following:
- the LOC101771996 gene encoding protein LURP-one-related 8 — protein sequence MTKVHPNAATAAGAVAAAAPSAAAAVEEEKGEAVSLTVWRRSLLFNGKGFTVFDCKGNLVYRVETYGGGSPREVVLMDADGHGLLTIRRKKLSLADEWLIYDGDAAASPSAAAPPKRFTARRHVSLRPTRSLAHLSPARRPSCSTDAGAAPSCRYDVEGSYAGRSLDVFASSVSGGEQRRRVATVCQKEAAVGPDVFCLVVQPGFEPALAMAVVILLDQMNAS from the exons ATGACAAAGGTTCACCCAAACGCCGCGACAGCGGCGGGAGCAGTAGCCGCAGCTGctccttcggcggcggcggcagtggaggaggagaagggggagGCGGTGTCGCTGACAGTGTGGCGGCGGTCGCTGCTGTTCAACGGTAAGGGGTTCACGGTGTTCGATTGCAAGGGCAACCTCGTGTACCGCGTCGAGACCTACGGCGGCGGCTCGCCCCGCGAGGTCGTGCTCATGGACGCTGACGGCCATGGCCTCCTCACCATCCGCCGCAAG AAGCTGAGCTTGGCGGACGAGTGGCTCATCTACGACGGCGATGCGGCCGCGTCCCCGTCGGCGGCTGCGCCGCCGAAGCGGTTCACGGCCCGGCGGCACGTGAGTCTTCGCCCGACCAGGAGCCTGGCCCACCTTTCCCCGGCTCGCAGGCCGTCCTGCAGCACGGACGCTGGAGCCGCGCCCAGCTGCCGGTACGACGTGGAGGGCTCGTACGCCGGGCGCAGCCTCGATGTGTTCGCCTCCTCTGTCTCaggcggcgagcagcggcgaCGAGTCGCTACGGTGTGCCAGAAGGAGGCCGCCGTCGGGCCGGACGTGTTCTGCCTTGTGGTGCAGCCGGGCTTCGAGCCGGCCCTGGCCATGGCCGTCGTCATCCTCCTCGACCAGATGAACGCGTCCTGA